AGATATCTGGACACAATGACCTGGGTACTTTGCAGCGGTATTTGGAAGTGTCGCCAGAGCAGAAGCGTAAGGCGGTATCGATGATTGGTTGGTAGGATGCGATCGCCAGTCGGGAACTCCTCAAAAGTTATGTACAGTGCCTTTTTAATTGTTGTGGAGACATATTAGTGTCGTTAAAGCACCAAAGCTAGACTTAGCTGCCTTTGGGCTTGGAGCCAGGGCACTGCGTCTATTTTAGACAGTCCAATAATGACCCCGATTTATCTTGTGTGATCGCTCAAACCGCTTTGGGTTTATTTTAGATAGTCCAATAACACTTCCCTATTCACCGTGCGATCGCTCAAGGTGAGTAAAGTTGCTGTGCAAAGTGCGGCGGCACGCTATAACCAAGAAGCGAACCCGCCACATTGATTGGTTCGGGTAAGTAATACCAGCTAGGAAAACCTTGAAGCCGCGCTACTGCTTCCACCGTCAAGCTCTTAACCGTGCCATCTGACTTCCACAAATCAATAAACCGGCGGCGAACACCTTGCCTCTGGTCTGTAAAGATGGCTCTCTTAATCGTCCAGATTGGCTCCGTGGGTTCCCTCAGTTTTGGCAAAGAGTCCCTAAACCCAGTACGCTCAATTAACAGAGCTGGAATCTCCGGACAAATAGCCAGCTTCTCCTCAAGTGCCTTCTGTTGAGCAGGAAGAAGTTGGGACTCAGGTAGCGACGGGATTAAATCTTCAACAAACTGATACCATCCTACCCGGCTTTGCTTTGGTGGTAGCGCTGGCGCTTTTCCTCTTGCGGCTTTGACAATCAACCGCTTTCGAGACTGAGGAACTCCATAATCCGCCGCATCCAGCACCCCTGCTGTTATCTGATATCCCAACGCCCAAAGCTCATCCTGAATAATCTGCCATGATTCCGACTGTCTGTACCCCAATACGTTCTCCAGCGTAAAACATTTGGGCTGCAATACCCGTATCGCAGTGGCTACAGCAGTCGCGGCTTCGCGGTCTAGTGATTGCTCCGTACCGTTTCCCAGCGCCTTACTAAAGTTTGAGCAGACCGGAGAAGCGTGGAGATAATCCGGCTGGGGGAATCCAGGGAAATTAGCAAGAGCTAGTTCTTGAACCGTTCGTTGAATTACCTTGGTGCCATAGGGTTTGAAGTTCAGCGATAGAGAGGCAGCAAGTGCAGCAGATAGTTCTGTTCGACTAGGGTCGCATTCCACGCTCAAGACAGGTCTAACACCAGCCATGACCATGCCAGCTTCTACACCACCGCCTCCAGCAAACAGTACAACAGCCGTTGGAGCATCATCAGGTAGGGTAGGAGCATGACCCAAATATTTGAGTACCTTTTGGCGTTTTTGACCGTCAGCAGTTTTATAAGTTTCGACCAGGTAACGATAAGGTTGTCCTTTAATTATTTTGGTTCGGATAAACATGACCGGAGTGCCTAACTACAGGGTAGTATTAGGCATTCTATACCCTAGAGTCCGATCTAACTGAAACCTGGTTTCAGCTCTTTGATGGTATTTGGAGGTCGGAAAACTGAATTTCGGTATACGAGACTCAAACGAGGTGGTGGGATCTTTAGGCTCAATTGGTGGAGGAGTCCGGGAAACTGAAATTCCAGCCTACAAGACCCAAACACGTTCTTCCCAGAGGTTGCAAACTTTACAGCCCCTAGGAAGAGAAACCTAATAACGTGGACTTAGACAAAAACTGAAGCAGAAATGGCTTCAAATTCAAATTTAGAAAGACTTTCAGCTTAAATAGGAATAGTTCAGTATTGACAAAGGTTTCAGGTGTTTTTAAATTATCAACATTTGTTTTTTGTTAAGAGAGCTTTTAAGCCCCTCTAGGGCATAAAAAATGTTTGAGTTTCACTAACTAACTATTCTCCTTGTACACACATTTAGCTATTGCAATGAAATCGTATCCGAGGAGGAACTGCGGGAGCTGTTCAGGTTAGAAAACGAGTAACCCAGCTCCCGCAGCTCCCGATACTAAAATCAAAATCCAAAGTGCAGGATATTTTCTTTTCAGGTAACAGTGAAGCCAAAATTGGGAAAGTGGAATATTTAGATATCCTCTATCCACCAGTCATCTGTAATTTCTTCGGTCAATTCATATTCGGTAGTGATTTGCTCAGCATATTCATCACCCATCTTCTTTGAATGTCCAATAAGTGTTCCAAATGCCTCAGTAATATCTTCTCGACCAGGTTGGCGAACATGCTTTTCTGCAATATGCCTCAGAGCATGAGGATTAATCCAGCGAGCTTCTCCGAATAAGGCTTGTGTTGCAATTGCAAAAGCCCGACGAACTATTATCCAGAGGGTATCTATATCAACAGGCTTACCAAAAGCTTCAGTTTCGTGCTTTCCGAAAACCAAGAACAAACGGTTATTGGCTGTGAAATTACTCTTGGCAATTTCCCAAGCATTAATCCGTCGCTCAACTCCCTTCAACTGCCGCTCTTGGTACTGGATATATTCTTCTGGCGAACTTTTCACGTTTTTTGGAAGAATTCCTTGTTGGGCAGCTTCTATCTTTTGGTGGATACATTCTGCCTTATCAAGCTTGTAGTTCCAAAGTTCCATCCATCCCTCTGGCGTACTAACCAATTCCTCAATCAGGGGTCGCCAGTTGTACAACCACATATCTAAATCTTGGGTCAAGATAGCGGGCAATCGATAATGCCGAGGCTTGCTTTGAGAGGAGTGTTGGGTAGCGCGTTTGTGTTCTTCAAAGTAAGCTTCATAATAGGGATTTCCCTGATCATCTTTCCGACGAAACAAGGTTTCGTCAAGAGCAAAGTTTCTAATTTCCTCCTGCCGAACCGGGCAGTAAACCAGAATTTTGACAATTAAATAAGTCTGCCAGGAACGAGCAACTGCTGAAGTTTGGCGTTTTGTACGATATTTAGTTGCTTCTCCTGTCTTTTTGTCACGACGAGTAGTGTAAGGAGCGCATAAATTTCTTAGGTATTGAACTACTTGTTGGGCTTCTGGATGGGTTAACTTTTTCCTCGACCATTTTTCTGCGTCAAGCTGTTTTTTCTCCTTGGCATACTCTTCGGCGTACTCATTCCGCAAGTCTTTTAAATCTAAAATTAGTGGGATATCCGACCAATTGCGGCGAGTAGATTTGTCATAGTTCAACCACTTAGCGATCGCAATCGCTGTTTTAGCCGTACTTACACCCGTGGAATGACAAACTCCTCGTGTATCAATTGCCCAATATGTATACTTGTCAAGCAGGTCTACATCAGTCAGTAGCTCCAAGTTCAGTTCTGAATGAGGATAATTTTGGGAATACCAGCCAAGGAATGCTAGTATTTTGTGCTTATCACTCTTAAAAGTTGATGGCTTAATAGTGTCTATTTTCGGACTACGGGCTTCTCCATCTTCTCTAGACCGTTTTGGATCAGATACAGTTCGGCGTATACTTCTTCCTCCGGTTAAACGAAACTCCTTGAATTCTTCAAGTTGCTTAAGAACATGATTTGGCAGATTCTCTTTAGATAAGCTGTAGGGTGAATGTCGTTCTCTAGTTTTTGGTAATGCAGGACCCTTTTCTCGAAACGGAGAAACTGTTGCAACTGGATCAGGAAATAGACAATGCCACCAAGCCTGCTTCTCTAGCCACTGTGTGAATTGCCTAAGGGTAGAACGATAGTTTCTTCCAGTACTTCGAGATGTTCTTCCTTTCTCAACAGCTAAAGCAAATTGCCGGTCGAAAATTTCCAAAGCTCCCTTGAGTTGAGTAACGGGTAGTTTATCGCAAAAGGAAGCAAATTCCTCGACCTTCAAATTTTGGGCAGCGGGGTCTAATTCTGGAAAGACGTATTGCCTTAGGGCAATGCTCAGGTATTTATCAAAGTT
This genomic window from Funiculus sociatus GB2-C1 contains:
- a CDS encoding DNA cytosine methyltransferase, with product MFIRTKIIKGQPYRYLVETYKTADGQKRQKVLKYLGHAPTLPDDAPTAVVLFAGGGGVEAGMVMAGVRPVLSVECDPSRTELSAALAASLSLNFKPYGTKVIQRTVQELALANFPGFPQPDYLHASPVCSNFSKALGNGTEQSLDREAATAVATAIRVLQPKCFTLENVLGYRQSESWQIIQDELWALGYQITAGVLDAADYGVPQSRKRLIVKAARGKAPALPPKQSRVGWYQFVEDLIPSLPESQLLPAQQKALEEKLAICPEIPALLIERTGFRDSLPKLREPTEPIWTIKRAIFTDQRQGVRRRFIDLWKSDGTVKSLTVEAVARLQGFPSWYYLPEPINVAGSLLGYSVPPHFAQQLYSP